A region from the Lentisphaera profundi genome encodes:
- a CDS encoding nitroreductase, which produces MRHCVRAFTKEPVLKEQLERAIDYARYAASSKNMQPWQLTICQGNILQSLSKDLIDAVYSGVPPASELGESKENPIPQVYMDRARQCGYSLFQHKAIERHDKEARLEHWCENYRFFGASTVILFYYDHKLPSHCLIDMGIFLERLMHGLEKEGLSSCPQASLVAFPDILKKHIEMPENLSPIFGLSLGHEDPEGKVNQFRTEKLEINDFTKWLN; this is translated from the coding sequence ATGAGACACTGCGTCCGTGCGTTCACGAAAGAACCTGTCCTAAAAGAACAGCTCGAAAGAGCCATCGATTATGCACGCTACGCGGCCTCATCTAAAAATATGCAACCTTGGCAACTCACTATTTGCCAAGGAAACATATTACAAAGTCTATCTAAAGACCTTATTGATGCCGTTTACTCCGGAGTCCCGCCCGCATCAGAACTAGGCGAAAGCAAAGAAAACCCCATCCCTCAAGTCTACATGGATCGGGCTAGACAGTGTGGCTATTCACTTTTTCAGCACAAAGCCATTGAACGCCATGACAAAGAAGCTCGCCTCGAACACTGGTGTGAAAACTACCGTTTTTTCGGTGCCTCCACAGTCATACTCTTTTATTACGACCATAAGCTTCCCTCCCACTGCTTGATAGACATGGGTATATTCTTAGAACGCCTTATGCACGGCCTGGAAAAAGAAGGCTTATCTTCTTGTCCTCAAGCATCACTGGTCGCATTCCCCGACATTCTAAAAAAACATATTGAAATGCCCGAAAACCTAAGCCCCATCTTTGGCCTATCCCTTGGCCACGAAGACCCCGAAGGAAAGGTGAATCAATTTCGCACCGAGAAGCTAGAAATTAATGATTTCACTAAATGGCTAAATTAA
- a CDS encoding transporter gives MKKLLALLSLSSISLLAQVTKHEDHNQACPCNESHDVLHYAPAGVMGAHIHQKGEWMIGTRSMFMEMDGLRDGTNRVSNNKAHGDYMAVPKDMKMQMHMLDIMYGLNDDWTLTLMIPWVRYSMNLNRRMTMGGNTTNTNFKTRNEGLGDIKLGSIYRAYDNGSDQVLLGLTLNLPTADVDAESNTPMGDNTRLGYPMQIGSGTWDLIPSVVYNKFYSNWSWGTKLEAILHTGENSEGYRRGDKLTSNLWASRALNPVFALNSRIEFNAWEDYRGDDDKLKPMSGMNPVADADLRAGKNGSVFAGFTWKTCEKSRVQFEAGVPVYQEIDGPNLETDYTVNINFLYSF, from the coding sequence ATGAAAAAATTACTTGCTTTATTATCATTAAGCTCCATAAGCTTATTAGCTCAAGTCACCAAACACGAAGACCACAACCAAGCCTGTCCTTGTAATGAATCTCACGATGTTCTCCACTATGCTCCTGCAGGAGTCATGGGTGCCCACATTCACCAAAAAGGCGAATGGATGATTGGTACTCGATCAATGTTCATGGAAATGGATGGCCTTAGAGATGGCACTAATCGAGTCTCCAATAACAAAGCCCATGGCGACTACATGGCTGTACCCAAAGACATGAAGATGCAAATGCACATGCTCGACATCATGTACGGCCTCAATGACGACTGGACACTCACCTTGATGATCCCATGGGTACGCTATAGCATGAACTTAAATCGCCGTATGACCATGGGAGGTAACACCACTAATACTAATTTCAAAACACGTAACGAAGGACTAGGCGACATCAAGCTTGGAAGTATTTATCGTGCTTATGATAATGGTTCAGATCAAGTATTACTTGGCCTCACGCTCAATCTCCCTACTGCTGATGTTGATGCAGAATCGAACACTCCCATGGGTGATAACACTCGCTTAGGCTATCCCATGCAAATTGGATCCGGTACATGGGACCTCATCCCCTCAGTTGTGTATAACAAATTCTACTCAAACTGGTCCTGGGGTACTAAACTTGAAGCTATCCTTCACACAGGAGAAAATAGTGAAGGCTACCGCAGAGGCGATAAGCTCACATCAAACCTCTGGGCCTCGAGAGCACTCAATCCTGTATTTGCCCTGAATTCTCGCATAGAATTCAATGCTTGGGAAGATTATCGCGGCGACGACGATAAGCTAAAACCCATGAGTGGTATGAACCCTGTTGCCGATGCCGATCTGCGCGCAGGTAAAAACGGCTCAGTTTTTGCAGGCTTTACGTGGAAAACTTGCGAAAAGAGTCGAGTTCAATTCGAAGCAGGCGTCCCTGTTTATCAAGAGATTGATGGCCCGAACCTAGAAACAGACTACACAGTTAATATAAACTTCCTGTATTCATTCTAA
- a CDS encoding HIT family protein, with the protein MDNCIYCKISEKRESADIVYQDDTFCAFLHPTPINHGHIVLTPSEHCTSLTLLDDETYSKLHCLARKLAKATLKTKQYDGFNIQYNHGECAGQDALHAAIHIIPRIGTDGFYLNWRMQDPESAEKRKELAEFIHSKTI; encoded by the coding sequence ATGGATAACTGTATTTACTGTAAAATATCTGAGAAAAGAGAAAGTGCCGACATCGTCTATCAGGACGATACTTTCTGTGCCTTCTTACACCCCACGCCTATCAATCACGGCCACATTGTCCTCACACCTTCAGAGCACTGCACCAGCCTAACGCTCTTAGATGACGAAACTTACTCAAAGCTCCATTGCCTAGCAAGAAAACTAGCTAAAGCCACCTTAAAAACAAAACAATACGATGGCTTCAACATCCAGTATAACCACGGCGAATGCGCCGGCCAAGACGCCTTGCACGCTGCTATTCATATCATCCCAAGAATTGGCACCGATGGATTCTATCTCAACTGGAGAATGCAAGACCCCGAGTCTGCTGAAAAAAGAAAAGAACTCGCGGAATTCATTCATAGTAAAACTATTTAA